In Salvelinus namaycush isolate Seneca chromosome 37, SaNama_1.0, whole genome shotgun sequence, the following are encoded in one genomic region:
- the LOC120030960 gene encoding putative protein TPRXL, whose translation MVTGISVLSSSPSCMKTGISVLSSSISPSCMKTGISVLFSSISPSCMKTGISVLSSSISPSCMKTGISVLFSSISPSCMKTGISVLSSSTFPSCMKTGISVLSSSTSPSYMKTGISVLSSSISPSCMKTGIYVLSSSTSPSCMKTGISVLSSSTSPSCMKTGISVLFSSTSPSCMKTGISVLSTSTSPSCMKTGISVLSSSTSPSCMKTGISVLSSSTSPSCMKTGISVLFSSTSPSCMKTGISVLSSSTSPSCMKTGISVLSSSTSPSCMKTGISVLSSSTSPSCMKTGISVLFSSTSPSCMKTGISVLSSSTSPSCMKTGISVLFSSISPSCMKTGISVLSSSISPSCMKTGISVLSSISPSCMKTGISVLSSTSPSYMKTGISVLSSSISPSIPFT comes from the coding sequence ATGGTGACTGgtatctctgtcctgtcctcctctcccagcTGTATGAAGACTGGTATCTCTGTCTtgtcctcctctatctctcccagCTGTATGAAGActggtatctctgtcctgttctcctccatctctcccagcTGTATGAAGACTGgtatctctgtcctgtcctcctccatctctcccagcTGTATGAAGActggtatctctgtcctgttctcctccatctctcccagcTGTATGAAGACTGgtatctctgtcctgtcctcctctACCTTTCCCAGCTGTATGAAGACTGGTATCTCTGTCttgtcctcctctacctctcccagcTATATGAAGACTGgtatctctgtcctgtcctcctccatctctcccagcTGTATGAAGACTGGTATCTATGTCttgtcctcctctacctctcccagcTGTATGAAGACTGgtatctctgtcctgtcctcctctacctctcccagcTGTATGAAGActggtatctctgtcctgttctcctctacctctcccagcTGTATGAAGACTGGTATCTCTGTCCTGtccacctctacctctcccaGCTGTATGAAGACTGGTATCTCTGTCttgtcctcctctacctctcccagcTGTATGAAGACTGgtatctctgtcctgtcctcctctacctctcccagcTGTATGAAGActggtatctctgtcctgttctcctctacctctcccagcTGTATGAAGACTGgtatctctgtcctgtcctcctctacctctcccagcTGTATGAAGACTGgtatctctgtcctgtcctcctctacctctcccagcTGTATGAAGACTGgtatctctgtcctgtcctcctctacctctcccagcTGTATGAAGActggtatctctgtcctgttctcctctacctctcccagcTGTATGAAGACTGgtatctctgtcctgtcctcctctacctctcccagcTGTATGAAGActggtatctctgtcctgttctcctctatctctcccagCTGTATGAAGACTGgtatctctgtcctgtcctcctctatctctcccagCTGTATGAAGACTGgtatctctgtcctgtcctctatctctcccagCTGTATGAAGACTGgtatctctgtcctgtcctctacctctcccagcTATATGAAGACTGGTATCTCTGTCTtgtcctcctctatctctcccagCATACCCTTTACTTAG